TAATGCGCCATCTTTACCAACAGCAACCGCCCGAAAGCGTTCTCCTTCGCTCTTCAGTAGGCGCTCTTCACCAACTATCTTATTATTTTTAATGACTAATCTGGCAATATGCATACTGCTCAGACCGCTTACAAATAAGTTACCTTTCCATTCAGGGATCACATTGCTATTGTAAAAGGCAATTCCTGCGGGTGAAACTACAGGATCCCAGTAATAAATAGGTTGTTGAGTTCCGGCTTTTTGCTGAATACCAGCTCCTACTTTTTCACCACTGTATTCTATTCCGTAAGTAACTACAGGCCATCCGTAATTTTTCCCCGGACGAATAATGTTGATTTCATCACCACCTCTTGGCCCGAATTCTGATTCCCATAATTCGCCGGTTGCAGGGTTTATTGCTAAACCTTCAGGATTACGAAGACCATAGGCATAAATTTCAGGTCTCGCATTGGGTGTTTTTGCAAATGGGCCACCTGGAACGGCTTTTCCATTTTTAGTAATATGAATAATCTTTCCGATAGATGCATTCAGCGATTGTGCCTGCATACGGATGTCTGCTCCTGAACGCTCACCAGTACTTACAAATAAGTTTCCATTTTTATCAAATACGATACGGGAGCCGAATTGAAGACTTCCTTTATAGGCAGGTGTGGCACGGTATATGACTTCAATATTTTCTACCTTACTTTCATCTGCCGCTAATTTTCCTTTAGCAATAGCTAGTAAACTGCCTCCTGAAGCCTGTTCCGAATAAGCCCAGTAGATCATTTTATTGGTCGGAAACTGTGGATCAATATTTACATCCAGCAAGCCGCCCTGTCCGTCTGGAACCACTGCTGGTAAACCTGTGATTTTCTTCACTACTTTACCTGCTGTGTTTACGATAGCCATCGTGCCCATCTTTTCGGAAATTAAAAAACGTCCGTCAGGCAATAGGCAAATTCCCCAGGGATGTTCTAAAGTTTTAGTTAACAGGGTAACGGTAAAAGGTGTTTTGGTTTTTACACCAGCAATTCTTGTTTGTCCGGCAAAAGCAGGCTTGTATTTTGAATTGGCGGGCTGGGTTTCTACAGGTGGATTCAGACTACCGGCAGCTTTAGTTTGTGCATAACTGCTTGTACAGGCAAACAGCAGAGGCAGGAGAGTGGCATAAACAGCCGTGGTTCTTTTATAAGATCGCATCATGAGCTAATAAATATGGTTGGGTAAAACTACTTAAATCTACAATTTTTTTACTTCTCTCTCAATTCCTTCGCTACTCCTTTGATAAAAAGATAATTAACAGTTCCGCCAATCACACCACCAACTACCGGTATCAGCCGTCGGCTTGCTTTACTACCTAAGCCCATCAGGATTTTCTCTGCAACTTCTTCCATCACATTTTTGCTGATGGCTAGTTTAGTATCCGCTTTGACTGAGGAGGCAACAATCTTAAAAAAGTCATCAAAACTGATCTTATATTTGCCCGTACTGTGATAAGAAATGGCCAGTGTTACTCTGAACTGCTGAGCAATGATGTTGATCACATCCAGCGGAGTGCCGATTAACATCGTTCCAATACCACCTACACCGGTGATTAAACCAGAGCCGGCTGCCAGCAGTGCACATTGATTGATAAATTTGTCGACACCCATGGTATCCACGCCTTTCTTGATATTCAATTGATCAATCTGGTTGAAGATTTGTTTAAAACCACCTTCAGCAAGCTGCTTAAAGCCTTCCTTCGCGTCTTTCTTTACTTTTCCAAAACTTACATTCTTCAACGATGGTAATTTCATTATTTCTGATTTATAGCAATGTATACACCACTTTCATGCCAGAGCAGAGATTAGCAGATGATGACCTCGTTTTTTTACAAAGCTTCCAGGAATGAAATATAATCCAGCGTACTTTTCTCTATTCTTTCTGTACTAAGTTGATGCTCTGTTCCATAGAAAGCGAAGAGTGGTTTGTAATCAGCTTTCACATAGTCAAAAGTAAGCTCAAATGGAGCTGTCAATTGCTTTAAGGTGTATTTGTACCTACCCAATTCCTGGTAGTCTTCTTCGTTGATACCAACAGAAATGCTTAAGGCGATCTTTTTGTTGCTGAGTTTATAAGGACTTCCATTGCCATATGCCCACCCATGATTTAATACTACATCCAGCCATTTCTTGAAAAATGGTGGACAATTAAACCAATAGAATGGAAATTGAAATATAATTTTGTCATGCGCTTCTAACAGGAGCTGCTCTTGAATAATATCGATCTTTTCATCCGGATATAAATTATGCAGATCACGTACAGTATACTTTTCGGGATATTTATTTAATTCTTCCATCCAACGTTTGTTGACCACTGAATTTTCAGGATCCGGGTGAATGATAATAATCAGAGTTTTCATCTTACAGTTTTTAATGTACCTTATTTAATTTGTCGGGACAAAAGTGAATTTAAAAGAGGGGTTGGTCAATAAGTGGTTAATTAATCAGTTGGTGATCATTTA
The sequence above is drawn from the Pedobacter cryoconitis genome and encodes:
- a CDS encoding PQQ-dependent sugar dehydrogenase, translating into MMRSYKRTTAVYATLLPLLFACTSSYAQTKAAGSLNPPVETQPANSKYKPAFAGQTRIAGVKTKTPFTVTLLTKTLEHPWGICLLPDGRFLISEKMGTMAIVNTAGKVVKKITGLPAVVPDGQGGLLDVNIDPQFPTNKMIYWAYSEQASGGSLLAIAKGKLAADESKVENIEVIYRATPAYKGSLQFGSRIVFDKNGNLFVSTGERSGADIRMQAQSLNASIGKIIHITKNGKAVPGGPFAKTPNARPEIYAYGLRNPEGLAINPATGELWESEFGPRGGDEINIIRPGKNYGWPVVTYGIEYSGEKVGAGIQQKAGTQQPIYYWDPVVSPAGIAFYNSNVIPEWKGNLFVSGLSSMHIARLVIKNNKIVGEERLLKSEGERFRAVAVGKDGALYAITDSGRFYRVAKK
- a CDS encoding NAD(P)H-dependent oxidoreductase, which translates into the protein MKTLIIIIHPDPENSVVNKRWMEELNKYPEKYTVRDLHNLYPDEKIDIIQEQLLLEAHDKIIFQFPFYWFNCPPFFKKWLDVVLNHGWAYGNGSPYKLSNKKIALSISVGINEEDYQELGRYKYTLKQLTAPFELTFDYVKADYKPLFAFYGTEHQLSTERIEKSTLDYISFLEAL